The following proteins are co-located in the Macadamia integrifolia cultivar HAES 741 chromosome 3, SCU_Mint_v3, whole genome shotgun sequence genome:
- the LOC122073963 gene encoding uncharacterized protein LOC122073963 isoform X1, producing MENLYLTARAEEQQMSMFHRRFLRPFNGYHLVLVLSCIFFCLVLCGSCTERDHLAPQVNGMRNSFDCNDCGPSVVNHDAGLTDVFGCDVNSNYVCGNSPTFSSFKNVCSSSEFFCFPSTLPGFLLAVDNFKASLVEVPGRKTDATLSDGPVPHGMWDGNSSHLQDHRMFKLSNGRLVSCSLNSGRGLQDVSFQQNSSVGWNLHSSCRGYKSTKSPDKTLEAIRSGFSGSSSFNVEIKPHSLDWGQNYLYFPSFALLTVENTCNDSLLHVYEPFSSDSQFYPCDFDDMLLGPGEVASICFVFLPRILGSSLAHLVLQTSAGGFLVHAKGFAIESPYRIQPLIGLDVASDGSYRKNLSIHNPFNETLYVQEVTGWMSFSSGSTSYSAEAVCRMDTIQGSDEFSYSLSDIEWLNIRSGEVGLPLVGIKPNGSWTLDPHSTGTILEIDFSSCSEGKLVGTFCVQLQSSSLGRTDTVIVPLEAEVRGKAAYGGHTGLVSITLEALVPCDSGEMIDIALSLTNEAPNLLSVVKISEIADGARLFQIKYMEGLLLFPGTATRVAVVTYTRALVDAQYAPEVSNVNLNCKLLLVTNDSGSSQIEIPCQDIVRTCSRHQTSSYIGYHLHHEDKFGNATTRILNGGIQSSMLLKVLETAEADELVLKNWRSQGTTTDMSVLDDHEILFPMVQVGTHRSNWITVKNPSEQPVIMQLVLNSGSIIDECRAADEFLKPLSSSSLIHNESMLIYGFSIAEGAVTEAYVHSYGTAFLGPIVFHPSNRCRWRSSALIRNNLSGVEWLPLRGFGGSLSLVLLDGSEPVQSLEFSLEMPISPKMSGAEFLSHVEDTSSICSEPLLKELYAKNTGDLPLEVKSIEVSGTDCQLDGFIVHTCRGFALEPGESTRLLISYQTDFSAAMVHRDLELALATGIFIVPMKATLPAYMINLYRKSLFWMFLVKSSMVVLVSAFVLFFIFCRQFPQPVTLVALDCLFKAERSPIATVGTAGISSRKHRHQRNNKFSICSSVDCMSRSVREDETSKPGLVCRSGCANGHRGQETDVQCTKLMQDDQGQSIKISEPQKEMPLIPSSLVLKSMEAVVTSGQLESPQTGNLTVRTGKEKGSRRRKKRNAVAGFTGMPEVSSSQSGNSTPSLPLSPVTSVTHSPEFDHGNEAKDPFARMDDQSHERGRMLKAADQSSLLESQISTKYCSNSLLLHAQEKPSLAGETSKPVLLPSATFPCSGLGGPREVGSPTFLVSTSAIAPGARAPGSKLLTETTVKAEEKTGFGNEFTYDIWGNHFSGFHLMGRTKEVSTVISSASDDDSKSFFLRGPQILMQEPRVVSESAASKLLSCPVSCFHQNA from the exons GAGATTTCTTCGTCCATTCAATGGATACCATCTTGTTCTGGTTCTTTCATGTATCTTTTTCTGCCTTGTCTTGTGTGGGTCATGTACTGAGAGGGACCATTTAGCACCACAAGTGAATGGGATGAGGAACAGTTTTGATTGTAATGATTGTGGACCCAGTGTTGTTAATCATGATGCAGGTCTTACAGACGTTTTTGGTTGTGATGTTAATTCAAACTATGTTTGCGGAAACTCTCCAACATTCTCCAGTTTTAAGAATGTCTGTTCCAGTTCTGAATTCTTTTGCTTTCCTTCAACATTGCCTGGTTTTCTTCTTGCAGTAGATAATTTTAAAGCATCTCTTGTAGAAGTCCCAGGGAGAAAGACTGATGCTACATTATCTGATGGGCCAGTTCCTCATGGTATGTGGGATGGTAACTCAAGCCATTTGCAAGACCATCGGATGTTTAAGTTATCAAATGGAAGACTAGTTTCATGTTCTCTGAATTCTGGAAGGGGACTCCAGGATGTATCATTCCAGCAGAACAGTAGTGTTGGTTGGAATCTTCATTCCTCCTGTAGAGGATACAAATCGACTAAGAGCCCCGATAAGACTCTTGAGGCAATTAGGTCAGGTTTTAGTGGCAGTTCATCATTCAATGTGGAGATAAAACCTCATTCACTTGATTGGGGACAAAACTATTTATACTTTCCTTCATTTGCCTTATTGACTGTGGAGAATACTTGCAATGATAGCCTCTTGCATGTCTATGAACCATTCAGCTCTGATAGTCAGTTTTACCCTTGTGATTTTGATGATATGTTGCTTGGTCCTGGTGAAGTTGCTTCAATTTGTTTTGTCTTCTTACCAAGAATATTGGGATCTTCCTTGGCTCACCTGGTCTTACAGACAAGCGCTGGGGGTTTCTTGGTTCATGCAAAAGGTTTTGCTATTGAATCCCCTTATCGCATACAGCCTCTGATAGGCCTGGATGTTGCTTCAGATGGATCATATCGCAAGAATTTGTCCATACACAATCCTTTCAATGAGACCCTCTATGTACAGGAAGTTACTGGTTGGATGTCATTCTCATCAGGGAGCACTTCATACTCTGCAGAAGCTGTTTGTAGAATGGACACTATTCAGGGTTCTGATGAGTTTAGTTATTCTCTGAGTGATATAGAGTGGTTGAACATAAGGAGTGGTGAAGTTGGTTTGCCATTGGTGGGGATTAAGCCTAATGGAAGTTGGACGCTTGATCCTCACAGCACTGGAACCATCCTAGAGATAGACTTCTCCTCATGTAGTGAAGGAAAATTGGTCGGTACTTTTTGTGTGCAGTTGCAGAGTTCTTCACTAGGCAGGACTGATACAGTTATAGTTCCTCTTGAAGCAGAAGTGCGAGGGAAGGCTGCATATGGTGGACATACAGGTTTGGTTTCTATTACTCTTGAGGCTCTCGTGCCATGTGACAGTGGGGAAATGATAGATATTGCACTCTCTCTGACAAATGAAGCTCCCAACCTGTTAAGTGTTGTCAAGATTAGTGAAATCGCTGATGGAGCTAGGCTTTTCCAGATCAAATACATGGAAGGCTTATTACTCTTCCCTGGTACTGCTACGCGAGTTGCTGTTGTTACCTATACTCGTGCACTTGTTGATGCTCAGTACGCCCCTGAGGTTTCAAATGTAAATTTGAACTGTAAATTACTTTTAGTGACAAATGATTCAGGAAGTTCACAAATTGAGATTCCTTGCCAAGATATAGTGCGCACTTGTTCGAGACATCAAACAAGTTCATATATTGGCTACCACCTTCATCATGAGGACAAGTTTGGCAATGCAACGACTCGAATTTTAAATGGAGGCATTCAATCGTCAATGCTG TTAAAGGTATTGGAGACTGCAGAAGCAGATGAGTTGGTATTGAAAAATTGGAGGTCTCAGGGCACCACTACTGACATGTCTGTGCTTGATGATCATGAGATACTGTTCCCTATGGTTCAGGTTGGAACTCATCGTTCTAATTGGATCACGGTAAAAAATCCTAGTGAACAACCGGTCATAATGCAGCTTGTCTTGAATTCAGGATCGATCATTGATGAATGCAGGGCTGCTGATGAGTTTTTGAAACCCCTTTCATCGAGTAGTTTGATTCATAATGAGTCAATGCTGATATATGGATTTTCTATAGCAGAAGGTGCAGTAACAGAGGCCTATGTCCATTCCTATGGCACGGCCTTTTTAGGGCCTATTGTTTTTCACCCTTCGAATAGATGTAGGTGGAGAAGTTCAGCTCTGATAAGGAATAATCTTTCAGGTGTAGAGTGGTTGCCTCTACGGGGATTCGGAGGGTCACTTTCCTTGGTTCTTCTTGATGGGTCTGAGCCCGTTCAGAGCTTAGAATTCAGCCTTGAAATGCCAATTTCTCCCAAAATGTCAGGTGCAGAATTTTTGTCTCATGTTGAAGACACCAGCTCCATCTGTTCTGAGCCATTATTGAAAGAACTGTATGCAAAAAACACCGGGGACCTTCCGCTGGAGGTGAAAAGCATTGAAGTTTCAGGAACTGACTGTCAGTTGGATGGGTTCATTGTACATACTTGTAGAGGTTTTGCTCTTGAACCTGGGGAATCAACAAGGCTTCTGATCTCATACCAGACTGACTTTTCTGCTGCCATGGTTCACAGAGATCTTGAGCTGGCCCTGGCTACTGGTATTTTCATTGTCCCTATGAAGGCAACTCTTCCTGCATACATGATCAATCTCTATAGGAAGTCATTGTTCTGGATGTTCCTGGTGAAATCTTCTATGGTGGTCCTTGTTTctgcttttgttttattttttatattctgcCGCCAGTTTCCCCAACCAGTGACCCTGGTTGCCCTTGATTGCTTATTCAAGGCTGAGAGAAGTCCCATTGCTACTGTTGGCACTGCTGGGATATCTTCTCGTAAGCATCGTCACCAGAGGAATAACAAATTTTCTATTTGTAGTAGTGTGGACTGTATGTCGAGGTCTGTCAGGGAAGATGAAACATCTAAGCCAGGTTTAGTTTGTAGATCTGGTTGTGCCAATGGCCATCGGGGACAAGAGACAGATGTTCAATGTACAAAACTGATGCAGGATGATCAAGGACAAAGCATCAAAATATCAGAACCTCAAAAGGAAATGCCATTAATACCATCTTCTTTGGTACTGAAGTCTATGGAAGCAGTTGTGACCTCTGGCCAACTAGAATCACCACAAACTGGCAACCTCACAGTTAGGactggaaaagaaaagggaagcagacggaggaagaaaaggaatgcTGTTGCAGGGTTTACTGGGATGCCTGAAGTTTCTAGTAGTCAGAGTGGAAACTCTACCCCTTCTTTGCCCCTGTCCCCTGTCACATCGGTTACACATTCTCCTGAATTCGACCATGGCAATGAGGCGAAGGACCCATTTGCCCGTATGGATGATCAGAGCCATGAGAGGGGACGAATGCTTAAAGCTGCTGACCAGTCAAGTTTGTTGGAGTCTCAGATTTCTACCAAATACTGCAGTAATAGTTTGTTACTTCATGCTCAAGAGAAGCCTTCACTGGCAGGAGAAACTAGTAAACCTGTTCTGTTACCTTCTGCTACTTTTCCATGCTCAGGGTTGGGTGGACCACGTGAGGTTGGTTCTCCAACATTCTTGGTTTCAACTTCTGCAATTGCCCCAGGAGCTCGGGCTCCTGGATCCAAACTCTTGACAGAGACAACTGTAAAGGCAGAGGAAAAAACAGGGTTCGGGAATGAGTTCACATATGATATATGGGGAAACCATTTTTCTGGATTTCATTTAATGGGTAGGACTAAAGAGGTCTCCACAGTGATCTCCAGTGCTTCAGATGATGACTCTAAGAGCTTTTTCCTTAGGGGTCCTCAGATCCTCATGCAAGAGCCTCGAGTAGTATCCGAGTCTGCTGCTTCTAAATTGCTTAGTTGCCCTGTAAGTTGCTTTCATCAAAATGCTTAA
- the LOC122073963 gene encoding uncharacterized protein LOC122073963 isoform X2, producing MENLYLTARAEEQQMSMFHRRFLRPFNGYHLVLVLSCIFFCLVLCGSCTERDHLAPQVNGMRNSFDCNDCGPSVVNHDAVDNFKASLVEVPGRKTDATLSDGPVPHGMWDGNSSHLQDHRMFKLSNGRLVSCSLNSGRGLQDVSFQQNSSVGWNLHSSCRGYKSTKSPDKTLEAIRSGFSGSSSFNVEIKPHSLDWGQNYLYFPSFALLTVENTCNDSLLHVYEPFSSDSQFYPCDFDDMLLGPGEVASICFVFLPRILGSSLAHLVLQTSAGGFLVHAKGFAIESPYRIQPLIGLDVASDGSYRKNLSIHNPFNETLYVQEVTGWMSFSSGSTSYSAEAVCRMDTIQGSDEFSYSLSDIEWLNIRSGEVGLPLVGIKPNGSWTLDPHSTGTILEIDFSSCSEGKLVGTFCVQLQSSSLGRTDTVIVPLEAEVRGKAAYGGHTGLVSITLEALVPCDSGEMIDIALSLTNEAPNLLSVVKISEIADGARLFQIKYMEGLLLFPGTATRVAVVTYTRALVDAQYAPEVSNVNLNCKLLLVTNDSGSSQIEIPCQDIVRTCSRHQTSSYIGYHLHHEDKFGNATTRILNGGIQSSMLLKVLETAEADELVLKNWRSQGTTTDMSVLDDHEILFPMVQVGTHRSNWITVKNPSEQPVIMQLVLNSGSIIDECRAADEFLKPLSSSSLIHNESMLIYGFSIAEGAVTEAYVHSYGTAFLGPIVFHPSNRCRWRSSALIRNNLSGVEWLPLRGFGGSLSLVLLDGSEPVQSLEFSLEMPISPKMSGAEFLSHVEDTSSICSEPLLKELYAKNTGDLPLEVKSIEVSGTDCQLDGFIVHTCRGFALEPGESTRLLISYQTDFSAAMVHRDLELALATGIFIVPMKATLPAYMINLYRKSLFWMFLVKSSMVVLVSAFVLFFIFCRQFPQPVTLVALDCLFKAERSPIATVGTAGISSRKHRHQRNNKFSICSSVDCMSRSVREDETSKPGLVCRSGCANGHRGQETDVQCTKLMQDDQGQSIKISEPQKEMPLIPSSLVLKSMEAVVTSGQLESPQTGNLTVRTGKEKGSRRRKKRNAVAGFTGMPEVSSSQSGNSTPSLPLSPVTSVTHSPEFDHGNEAKDPFARMDDQSHERGRMLKAADQSSLLESQISTKYCSNSLLLHAQEKPSLAGETSKPVLLPSATFPCSGLGGPREVGSPTFLVSTSAIAPGARAPGSKLLTETTVKAEEKTGFGNEFTYDIWGNHFSGFHLMGRTKEVSTVISSASDDDSKSFFLRGPQILMQEPRVVSESAASKLLSCPVSCFHQNA from the exons GAGATTTCTTCGTCCATTCAATGGATACCATCTTGTTCTGGTTCTTTCATGTATCTTTTTCTGCCTTGTCTTGTGTGGGTCATGTACTGAGAGGGACCATTTAGCACCACAAGTGAATGGGATGAGGAACAGTTTTGATTGTAATGATTGTGGACCCAGTGTTGTTAATCATGATGCAG TAGATAATTTTAAAGCATCTCTTGTAGAAGTCCCAGGGAGAAAGACTGATGCTACATTATCTGATGGGCCAGTTCCTCATGGTATGTGGGATGGTAACTCAAGCCATTTGCAAGACCATCGGATGTTTAAGTTATCAAATGGAAGACTAGTTTCATGTTCTCTGAATTCTGGAAGGGGACTCCAGGATGTATCATTCCAGCAGAACAGTAGTGTTGGTTGGAATCTTCATTCCTCCTGTAGAGGATACAAATCGACTAAGAGCCCCGATAAGACTCTTGAGGCAATTAGGTCAGGTTTTAGTGGCAGTTCATCATTCAATGTGGAGATAAAACCTCATTCACTTGATTGGGGACAAAACTATTTATACTTTCCTTCATTTGCCTTATTGACTGTGGAGAATACTTGCAATGATAGCCTCTTGCATGTCTATGAACCATTCAGCTCTGATAGTCAGTTTTACCCTTGTGATTTTGATGATATGTTGCTTGGTCCTGGTGAAGTTGCTTCAATTTGTTTTGTCTTCTTACCAAGAATATTGGGATCTTCCTTGGCTCACCTGGTCTTACAGACAAGCGCTGGGGGTTTCTTGGTTCATGCAAAAGGTTTTGCTATTGAATCCCCTTATCGCATACAGCCTCTGATAGGCCTGGATGTTGCTTCAGATGGATCATATCGCAAGAATTTGTCCATACACAATCCTTTCAATGAGACCCTCTATGTACAGGAAGTTACTGGTTGGATGTCATTCTCATCAGGGAGCACTTCATACTCTGCAGAAGCTGTTTGTAGAATGGACACTATTCAGGGTTCTGATGAGTTTAGTTATTCTCTGAGTGATATAGAGTGGTTGAACATAAGGAGTGGTGAAGTTGGTTTGCCATTGGTGGGGATTAAGCCTAATGGAAGTTGGACGCTTGATCCTCACAGCACTGGAACCATCCTAGAGATAGACTTCTCCTCATGTAGTGAAGGAAAATTGGTCGGTACTTTTTGTGTGCAGTTGCAGAGTTCTTCACTAGGCAGGACTGATACAGTTATAGTTCCTCTTGAAGCAGAAGTGCGAGGGAAGGCTGCATATGGTGGACATACAGGTTTGGTTTCTATTACTCTTGAGGCTCTCGTGCCATGTGACAGTGGGGAAATGATAGATATTGCACTCTCTCTGACAAATGAAGCTCCCAACCTGTTAAGTGTTGTCAAGATTAGTGAAATCGCTGATGGAGCTAGGCTTTTCCAGATCAAATACATGGAAGGCTTATTACTCTTCCCTGGTACTGCTACGCGAGTTGCTGTTGTTACCTATACTCGTGCACTTGTTGATGCTCAGTACGCCCCTGAGGTTTCAAATGTAAATTTGAACTGTAAATTACTTTTAGTGACAAATGATTCAGGAAGTTCACAAATTGAGATTCCTTGCCAAGATATAGTGCGCACTTGTTCGAGACATCAAACAAGTTCATATATTGGCTACCACCTTCATCATGAGGACAAGTTTGGCAATGCAACGACTCGAATTTTAAATGGAGGCATTCAATCGTCAATGCTG TTAAAGGTATTGGAGACTGCAGAAGCAGATGAGTTGGTATTGAAAAATTGGAGGTCTCAGGGCACCACTACTGACATGTCTGTGCTTGATGATCATGAGATACTGTTCCCTATGGTTCAGGTTGGAACTCATCGTTCTAATTGGATCACGGTAAAAAATCCTAGTGAACAACCGGTCATAATGCAGCTTGTCTTGAATTCAGGATCGATCATTGATGAATGCAGGGCTGCTGATGAGTTTTTGAAACCCCTTTCATCGAGTAGTTTGATTCATAATGAGTCAATGCTGATATATGGATTTTCTATAGCAGAAGGTGCAGTAACAGAGGCCTATGTCCATTCCTATGGCACGGCCTTTTTAGGGCCTATTGTTTTTCACCCTTCGAATAGATGTAGGTGGAGAAGTTCAGCTCTGATAAGGAATAATCTTTCAGGTGTAGAGTGGTTGCCTCTACGGGGATTCGGAGGGTCACTTTCCTTGGTTCTTCTTGATGGGTCTGAGCCCGTTCAGAGCTTAGAATTCAGCCTTGAAATGCCAATTTCTCCCAAAATGTCAGGTGCAGAATTTTTGTCTCATGTTGAAGACACCAGCTCCATCTGTTCTGAGCCATTATTGAAAGAACTGTATGCAAAAAACACCGGGGACCTTCCGCTGGAGGTGAAAAGCATTGAAGTTTCAGGAACTGACTGTCAGTTGGATGGGTTCATTGTACATACTTGTAGAGGTTTTGCTCTTGAACCTGGGGAATCAACAAGGCTTCTGATCTCATACCAGACTGACTTTTCTGCTGCCATGGTTCACAGAGATCTTGAGCTGGCCCTGGCTACTGGTATTTTCATTGTCCCTATGAAGGCAACTCTTCCTGCATACATGATCAATCTCTATAGGAAGTCATTGTTCTGGATGTTCCTGGTGAAATCTTCTATGGTGGTCCTTGTTTctgcttttgttttattttttatattctgcCGCCAGTTTCCCCAACCAGTGACCCTGGTTGCCCTTGATTGCTTATTCAAGGCTGAGAGAAGTCCCATTGCTACTGTTGGCACTGCTGGGATATCTTCTCGTAAGCATCGTCACCAGAGGAATAACAAATTTTCTATTTGTAGTAGTGTGGACTGTATGTCGAGGTCTGTCAGGGAAGATGAAACATCTAAGCCAGGTTTAGTTTGTAGATCTGGTTGTGCCAATGGCCATCGGGGACAAGAGACAGATGTTCAATGTACAAAACTGATGCAGGATGATCAAGGACAAAGCATCAAAATATCAGAACCTCAAAAGGAAATGCCATTAATACCATCTTCTTTGGTACTGAAGTCTATGGAAGCAGTTGTGACCTCTGGCCAACTAGAATCACCACAAACTGGCAACCTCACAGTTAGGactggaaaagaaaagggaagcagacggaggaagaaaaggaatgcTGTTGCAGGGTTTACTGGGATGCCTGAAGTTTCTAGTAGTCAGAGTGGAAACTCTACCCCTTCTTTGCCCCTGTCCCCTGTCACATCGGTTACACATTCTCCTGAATTCGACCATGGCAATGAGGCGAAGGACCCATTTGCCCGTATGGATGATCAGAGCCATGAGAGGGGACGAATGCTTAAAGCTGCTGACCAGTCAAGTTTGTTGGAGTCTCAGATTTCTACCAAATACTGCAGTAATAGTTTGTTACTTCATGCTCAAGAGAAGCCTTCACTGGCAGGAGAAACTAGTAAACCTGTTCTGTTACCTTCTGCTACTTTTCCATGCTCAGGGTTGGGTGGACCACGTGAGGTTGGTTCTCCAACATTCTTGGTTTCAACTTCTGCAATTGCCCCAGGAGCTCGGGCTCCTGGATCCAAACTCTTGACAGAGACAACTGTAAAGGCAGAGGAAAAAACAGGGTTCGGGAATGAGTTCACATATGATATATGGGGAAACCATTTTTCTGGATTTCATTTAATGGGTAGGACTAAAGAGGTCTCCACAGTGATCTCCAGTGCTTCAGATGATGACTCTAAGAGCTTTTTCCTTAGGGGTCCTCAGATCCTCATGCAAGAGCCTCGAGTAGTATCCGAGTCTGCTGCTTCTAAATTGCTTAGTTGCCCTGTAAGTTGCTTTCATCAAAATGCTTAA